In the genome of Variovorax sp. PAMC26660, the window GAGGTGATGGCGGAGTTCCGCCGTGCCACCGGCTTGCCGACGGCAACCAACATGGTCGCCACCGACTGGCGCGAGATGGTGCACAGCCTCTCGCTGCAGTCGGTTGACATTCCGCTGGCCGACCCGCACTTCTGGACCATGCAGGGCTCCGTGCGTGTGGCGCAGTTGTGCCAGGCCTGGGGCCTGACCTGGGGCTCGCATTCCAACAACCACTTCGATGTGTCGCTGGCGATGTTCACACACGTGGCCGCTGCCGCACCCGGCAAGGTCACGGCCATCGACACGCACTGGATCTGGCAGGATGGCCAGCGCCTGACCAAGTCGCCACTGCAGATCGAGGGCGGCTTCGTGAAGGTGCCGACGCGCGGCGGCCTGGGCATCGAACTCGACATGGACGAAGTCGAGAAGGCGCACCAGCTTTACCTGAAACATGGCCTCGGTGCGCGCAACGATGCGCAAGCGATGCAATATCTGATTCCCAACTGGACTTTCGACAACAAGCGCCCGTGCATGGTGCGCTGAAGGAAACGACGCAATGCAGAACTTCGACAACCTCATCGCCGGCGAATGGCGTGCCGGCGCAAGCTACAGTCCCAACGTCAACCCCAGCAACCTGGCCGACGTGCTGGGCCAGTACACGCAGGGCGATGCAGCCCACGTCGACGCCGCCGTGGCAGCTGCCACCGCAGCCTTCCCGGCCTGGGCCACGGGCAGCATCCAGGCGCGCTCCGACGCGCTCGACAAGATCGGCACCGAGATCCTTGCGCGCAAGGAAGAGCTGGGCACGCTGCTGGCACGCGAAGAAGGCAAGACCAAGGCCGAAGGCATCGGCGAAGCCACGCGCGCGGGCCAGATCTTCAAGTTCTTCGCCGGCGAATGCCTGCGCCTGTCGGGCGAGCTGCTGCCTTCGGTGCGCCCCAACATCGGCGTCGAGATCACGCGAGAGCCGGTCGGCGTGGTCGGTCTCATCACGCCGTGGAACTTTCCCATTGCCATTCCCGCGTGGAAGATCGCGCCCGCCCTGGCCTTCGGCAACTGCGTGGTGCTCAAGCCCGCCGACCTCGTGCCGGGCAGCGCCTGGGCGCTGAGCGAGATCATCAGCCGCTCAGGCATTCCGGCGGGCGTGTTCAACCTCGTGATGGGCCGTGGCAGCGTGATCGGCGAAGCGCTGGTCAAGCACCCGGGCATCCATGCGATCAGCTTCACCGGTTCGGTGGGCGTGGGCCGCAACATCGCGATCCAGTGCGTCACCAACCACAAGAAGGTGCAGCTCGAAATGGGTGGCAAGAACCCGCAGGTGATCCTGGACGACGCCGACCTCGCGCAAGCCGTGGAGCTGAGCGTACAGAGCGCCTTCTATTCGACCGGCCAGCGTTGCACCGCGTCCAGCCGGCTCATCGTGACCGAAGGCATCTACCCGAAGTTCATCGAGGCGATGAAGGTGCGCATGGCGAAGATCAAGGTGGGCGATGCGCTCACGCAAGGCACCGATGTGGGCCCGGTCTCGTCCAAGTCGCAGCTTGACCAGGACATGGAGTACATCGCCATCGGCAAGGGCGAGGGCGCAACGCTCGCGGCCGGCGGCGAACGCCTGAAGCTGGAGACCGACGGCTACTACATGTCGCCCGCGCTGTTCAGCGAATCGGCCGCCGCCATGCGCATCAACAAGGAAGAAATCTTCGGCCCGGTCGCGAGCGTGATCCGCGTGAAGAACTACGAAGAAGCGCTGGCCACGGCGAACGACACCGAGTTCGGTCTCTCGGCCGGCATCGCCACCACCTCGCTGAAGTACGCCACGCACTTCAAGCGCCACAGCCAGGCCGGCATGGTGATGGTCAACCTGCCGACGGCGGGTGTGGACTACCACGTGCCGTTCGGTGGCCGCAAGGGCAGCAGCTACGGCCCGCGCGAGCAGGGCAAGTACGCGCAGGAGTTCTTCACCACGGTGAAGACGGCCTACACGCTGGCCTGATCTTCAGACCAGCGGCAGCGAACTCGGTGGTGCGCGCCGGCGGCGGCGCATCACGAGTTCGATCAGCTCGAAGATGCCTTCGCTGATCAGCGCCATCGCAGCGGCCGGCAGCGCGCCGGCCAGCAGCAACTCGCGGTCGTTGAGCGCCAGCCCCGTCACGATGCGCTCGCCGAAGCCGCCAGCACCGATAAAGGCGGCGATGGTCGCAGTGCCGATGGCAATGGCCGTGGCCGTTCGCACACCCGCCAGCAGCGTGGGCAGCGCCAGCGGCAGCAGCACCAGTTGCAAGCTCTGCGGCGGCGTCATGCCGAGCGCGGTGCCGGCCAGCCGCAGGCCGTTCGGCACTTCGCTCAGGCCCGTCACCGTGTTGCGCATGATCGGCAGCAGCGAATAGAGCGTGAGCGCGATCAGTGCCGGCAGCGCGCCGATGGCACCGAGCATCGAGATCAGCACGGCCAGCAGCGCCAGCGACGGCACGGTCTGCAGAATCCCCGCAAAGCCCAGCACCAGCGCGCGCAGCCGCAGATGCGGAAACACCAGGATCGCGAGCGGCACGCCGATCAGGATGGCCACGCCCACCGATACCGCCACCAGCAACAGGTGCTGGCGCGCAAGCTGCCAGAGGTCGGGGCCGAACAGCTTGGCGGTGAAACCTCGCTTGGCCTCTTGCGGCGGCTGCACCTTGCCGTCCTTGCCGGCGCTTGCGATGAAGTCGCGCGCAATCACGTCGAAGGGCACGCTCTGCAGTTCGGCGCGCGCATTCATCGCGATCATGGCGTGCTCGTCGACCTTGCCTTCCAGTGTTTGCAGTGCGGCCCACGCCTTGGGCAGTCGCGTCGGCAGGTCGAGCTTGTAGAGCACCACGGCGTCGTAGCGCGGAAAGTACTTCCTGTCGTCTTCCAGCACGCGCAGGCCGAGGTGGTCGATCTTGGCGTCGGTCGTGTAGATGTCGATGGCATCGATCTGCTTCGCCGCCACGGCCTCGTAGGCCAGCCCGTGGTCGAGGCCTGTCGGTGTCTGCGTGAAGCCGTAGCGCGAAGCCAGCCCTTTCCAGCCATCGGCGCGGCCGAGGAATTCGTTCGACAGGCCGAGCTTGAGTTCGGGGTGCTTCGCCAGGTCGCTCAGCGTGCGCAGGCCGAACCGGTCGGCATCGGCCGCCCGCACCGCCAGCGCATAGCCGTCGTTGAAACCGAGCGGAATGGCCACGCCCAGGCCCATCGGTGCGAGTGCGGCATTCATCGCCTCGCGCGTTTCTGCCGGCGAGCCTTTGAGAATTTCGAGCGCGATGGTGCCGGTGTATTCGGCATAGAGGTCGATGGCGCCCGAGCGCAGTGCCTCGTAGACGATGGCCGTGTTGCCCAGCCCTTGCCGCACCACGGGCGGTGATGCGGTGTGCGGCGCGGCGGTCTGTGCCAACAGCTCGGCGAGGATGTACGACTCGGTGAAGCGCTTGGAGCCGACACGCAGCGTCTCGTCGGCGGCCTGCGCAGGCGAGACGGCCGCAAGCCAGGCAATGGAGAGCAACAGGGCTGTGCGCCAGAGGCGGCGGTGCAGGAGCATCCGGGCCAGTGTATAGACATCTCTTCGCGTGGAGTACCCGTTCGCCTCCTACACGCCGTGGTGCGCGGAGCCGATGCGGCGGGACCGCGCGTCGGCC includes:
- a CDS encoding aldehyde dehydrogenase family protein, with protein sequence MQNFDNLIAGEWRAGASYSPNVNPSNLADVLGQYTQGDAAHVDAAVAAATAAFPAWATGSIQARSDALDKIGTEILARKEELGTLLAREEGKTKAEGIGEATRAGQIFKFFAGECLRLSGELLPSVRPNIGVEITREPVGVVGLITPWNFPIAIPAWKIAPALAFGNCVVLKPADLVPGSAWALSEIISRSGIPAGVFNLVMGRGSVIGEALVKHPGIHAISFTGSVGVGRNIAIQCVTNHKKVQLEMGGKNPQVILDDADLAQAVELSVQSAFYSTGQRCTASSRLIVTEGIYPKFIEAMKVRMAKIKVGDALTQGTDVGPVSSKSQLDQDMEYIAIGKGEGATLAAGGERLKLETDGYYMSPALFSESAAAMRINKEEIFGPVASVIRVKNYEEALATANDTEFGLSAGIATTSLKYATHFKRHSQAGMVMVNLPTAGVDYHVPFGGRKGSSYGPREQGKYAQEFFTTVKTAYTLA
- a CDS encoding glycine betaine ABC transporter substrate-binding protein is translated as MLLHRRLWRTALLLSIAWLAAVSPAQAADETLRVGSKRFTESYILAELLAQTAAPHTASPPVVRQGLGNTAIVYEALRSGAIDLYAEYTGTIALEILKGSPAETREAMNAALAPMGLGVAIPLGFNDGYALAVRAADADRFGLRTLSDLAKHPELKLGLSNEFLGRADGWKGLASRYGFTQTPTGLDHGLAYEAVAAKQIDAIDIYTTDAKIDHLGLRVLEDDRKYFPRYDAVVLYKLDLPTRLPKAWAALQTLEGKVDEHAMIAMNARAELQSVPFDVIARDFIASAGKDGKVQPPQEAKRGFTAKLFGPDLWQLARQHLLLVAVSVGVAILIGVPLAILVFPHLRLRALVLGFAGILQTVPSLALLAVLISMLGAIGALPALIALTLYSLLPIMRNTVTGLSEVPNGLRLAGTALGMTPPQSLQLVLLPLALPTLLAGVRTATAIAIGTATIAAFIGAGGFGERIVTGLALNDRELLLAGALPAAAMALISEGIFELIELVMRRRRRAPPSSLPLV